TGCAACTTGCTAAGAGAGGCTTACCTAGCTTGGTTTGAGAACTAGCTACTTGGTTAACGAAGATGACAAgtcgaatcaaccaatcacaCCACCATAAACGGACAAATTCAAAATGCATAGAGAAATAGGGAAGAAATCTGTAAAATCTGTTGGcaacaaataaagagaaaaaaataataatggcCTAGTTTCAGTATTTTGACATGATTTCAGTCAACACTAAGGAATTTGAGACACAAGAGATTAACACAAGCAGAAATAGTGCTCTATATTCTCATATTTTTGTGAGAGTACACAACCACCCTTCCCTCTTTCACATACAAATGAAGAGAGGATTCTCCAAAATCAACAGGAAATAGCAACTAAAACAATTCCAACTACATTTGTTCCATCCATATGAAAAAAGAATAACAATTCTTCACTAGAACCTAAGTTACTACACTACACTAGGCTTGTATAGCTTCTCAACCATCTTCCTGTATTCtgcacaaaagaaagaaaaaaagaggcaAAACAACTTGTTAAAAACAGTCGCGCTAAGTTGTATACTCGTAATTTCAATTTACAAGAAAGCTTAAGGATTGTTTCCAAAAGATCAATGGTTTAAGTGCAAATCAAAGTAATGTAAAAAAGGGCAGGGCAGTGTAGAGCATAGAACCGTAACATAAACTGATAACAAATACCAAAAACCACTAACATTACGCGATAGATACATTACTATAGACTACCACCAAGCCCCATCGAAAAGCAAGATAATGCTCAACTACCTATTGCCCTTCTACCCTTAACCAGGACCTTCATGCACTCCAATGTCTCTTGGAGGTAAAGAGATTGTTTCCAAAAGATCAACGGTTTAAGTGCAAATCAAAGTAATGTAAAAAGGGCAAGGCAGTGCAGAGCATACATGCAAGAACCGTAACATAAACATAGTAAACAATAGATGATAACAAATACCAAAAACCACTAACTGTTATTACACATCAAGCCCCACCGAAAAGAAAGATAATGCCCAACCTACTGCTCTTCTACCCTTATCTAGGACCTTCATGCCCTCCAACAATTCAAGGTCAACTAAAGATGCACCACTCCTGCAACTTGCTAAGAGAGGCTTACCTAGCTTGGTTTGAGAACTAGCTACTTGGTTAACGAAGATGACAAgtcgaatcaaccaatcacaCCACCATAAACGGACAAATTCAAAATGCATAGAGAAATAGGGAAGAAATCTGTAAAATCTGTTGGcaacaaataaagagaaaaaaataataatggcCTAGTTTCAGTATTTTGACATGATTTCAGTCAACACTAAGGAATTTGAGACACAAGAGATTAACACAAGCAGAAATAGTGCTCTATATTCTCATATTTTTGTGAGAGTACACAACCACCCTTCCCTCTTTCACATACAAATGAAGAGAGGATTCTCCAAAATCAACAGGAAATAGCAACTAAAACAATTCCAACTACATTTGTTCCATCCATATGAAAAAAGAATAACAATTCTTCACTAGAACCTAAGTTACTACACTACACTAGGCTTGTATAGCTTCTCAACCATCTTCCTGTATTCtgcacaaaagaaagaaaaaaagaggcaAAACAACTTGTTAAAAACAGTCGCGCTAAGTTGTATACTCGTAATTTCAATTTACAAGAAAGCTTAAGGATTGTTTCCAAAAGATCAATGGTTTAAGTGCAAATCAAAGTAATGTAAAAAAGGGCAGGGCAGTGTAGAGCATAGAACCGTAACATAAACTGATAACAAATACCAAAAACCACTAACATTACGCGATAGATACATTACTATAGACTACCACCAAGCCCCATCGAAAAGCAAGATAATGCTCAACTACCTATTGCCCTTCTACCCTTAACCAGGACCTTCATGCACTCCAATGTCTCTTGGAGGTAAAGAGATTGTTTCCAAAAGATCAACGGTTTAAGTGCAAATCAAAGTAATGTAAAAAGGGCAAGGCAGTGCAGAGCATACATGCAAGAACCGTAACATAAACATAGTAAACAATAGATGATAACAAATACCAAAAACCACTAACTGTTATTACACATCAAGCCCCACCGAAAAGAAAGATAATGCCCAACCTACTGCTCTTCTACCCTTATCTAGGACCTTCATGCCCTCCAACAATTCAAGGTCAACTAAAGATGCACCACTCCTGCAACTTGCTAAGAGAGGCTTACCTAGCTTGGTTTGAGAACTAGCTACTTGGTTAACGAAGATGACAAgtcgaatcaaccaatcacaCCACCATAAACGGACAAATTCAAAATGCATAGAGAAATAGGGAAGAAATCTGTAAAATCTGTTGGcaacaaataaagagaaaaaaataataatggcCTAGTTTCAGTATTTTGACATGATTTCAGTCAACACTAAGGAATTTGAGACACAAGAGATTAACACAAGCAGAAATAGTGCTCTATATTCTCATATTTTTGTGAGAGTACACAACCACCCTTCCCTCTTTCACATACAAATGAAGAGAGGATTCTCCAAAATCAACAGGAAATAGCAACTAAAACAATTCCAACTACATTTGTTCCATCCATATGAAAAAAGAATAACAATTCTTCACTAGAACCTAAGTTACTACACTACACTAGGCTTGTATAGCTTCTCAACCATCTTCCTGTATTCtgcacaaaagaaagaaaaaaagaggcaAAACAACTTGTTAAAAACAGTCGCGCTAAGTTGTATACTCGTAATTTCAATTTACAAGAAAGCTTAAGGATTTACCTTCTTGATTGCACCAAAGAGCTGCAGCTTGAGTGTTCAGAGGTGAGGTTATGTTTGGCTCTGATACAATATTACAAAGAAGGAAAACAATATATTAGAGAATGCTTAAGCTAATAAAGATCAAATTGGAAAAATGTAACTATAGCTTATAGTTCTTACCTCCAAGCAAACTCTGAATTGAAATAAGTATAGTCCTCACATCATAAGCAGATGACCACTTATCCTGCAATGACATGGTGGTATTCCACACATCAGATCAGATGTTACAAAGATGCTAAACCACACCAACTATAATACGAGACCACTAACGGATTCAGAATTTAAATCCAAATCATTACCAACAACAATAGCATGCCTTAATCATTACCAACAACAATAGcatgccttacccctacctcgtgtagagatagagaggttgttttcctaTTAGACCCTTGCCTTAAAATAAAGGCATATCCAAGCAATTTGAACAAGACTCAGATGGGACTGTTACCTGAAGAATGTCTAAGCATATGTTGCCATACACATCAACATTGGGATGAAAGCAACCGGTCTCGAACTTGACCTTTGGTGGTTTAAAAGGGTAATCAGCAGGAAATGAAAGAGAAAGCTTGTATTCTGTTCCTTCAAAAACTGTATCTTTGCTACCAGTTATTGTCCCTTTCCAGCAGAATATATTGTCTTCTTCAGGAAATGCAGATATTCCAGAGTCACCACTCATC
This region of Solanum dulcamara chromosome 9, daSolDulc1.2, whole genome shotgun sequence genomic DNA includes:
- the LOC129902742 gene encoding ubiquitin-conjugating enzyme E2 20; protein product: MATMNSGNNSNTPATAAQVMHSPKQAQTTAKTVDTQSVLKRLQSELMALMMSGDSGISAFPEEDNIFCWKGTITGSKDTVFEGTEYKLSLSFPADYPFKPPKVKFETGCFHPNVDVYGNICLDILQDKWSSAYDVRTILISIQSLLGEPNITSPLNTQAAALWCNQEEYRKMVEKLYKPSVV